TCACATGCACAGCGCTCCTGAGTGACAAATAGCAGACACGAGCCTGCTCTCGGCAGAGGGTGCCACGGAGGTAGGGTCCTAATGAGGACACTGGGTTTAGGAAATGGGGCCAGGAGAAAGCCCTGCTTCCTGAGGACGGGCATGGGGACATTCATGACCATGGCCCCTGGAGTCGCCAGCTGATGGGCAGGGGTGGGCGCTTCCTCTGAGCTGAGGCGGGAAGCAGGTTGGGCTAGGAGGTCGTGGGACCGGGCGGACAGCAAGGCTCCATCAAGTTTGTTCTTTGTGAGGTCACGGCTGTGCGGGGATGTGACAAAGAAGGACCTGGCTTTGGGGGAACCACTCGGGCCGGCGTACAGAGGCACTGAAGTGACAGGCTGCCGCTGAGAAGGCTGGCTGGGGGGTCTGCATGGGCTGTGGCCCCAGGGGGAGCTCTGCAAAGGCTCCGGCCTCCACGTCCCGTGCCCTCACCTGGAGTGTGCACGCTCAGTCACCTCCAagccccccagccctgggcctggaCCCCAGACGGCGCACAAACTCTGCTGGATGGACCGCATCCCTGGGGCCCAGGTCTTGTCAGAACACTAAGGCTGAAAGCCAGAGTCCAGGGCTCCTGGACACTTGAGGTTtgcaattttataaagaaaacaaaaacataagctATACAAAAAGGAAAGTTCCGTTCCTATGGGTGGCCCGAGTCCTGGAGGAGGGGCGGCCCCGGCCGCTAGGCGTCTTGCTGCTGGATGAAGGGGTTGGGGATGGCCTCCATGCCGTCCTGCGGGCAGATGAGCACCACGGAGGTGCCCCTGCACACCACCAGGCCCAGCTGCCGGGTGTCCTCCGTGAGCTTGTACTGGTCATCAGGGTCTGCGGAAGAAGAAGGGCGGCAGTGAGGCGGTGCGGGCTCAGAGGcccaggggggtggggaggacaggcCAAGGGCCCCACTCCCAAGCCAGCTGGCAGCCTCTCCCCGAGACGGACCACGAGGCTCAGGAAGAGCTCTGGAAACAGCCACGTGCAGCCTGTCCTCCTTCTACAATGAGGACACAGCCCGGGGGACAGCGGAGACCGAGTTCTCAGATGGGCGGCAGAGAAAAACCCCATCTGCAGAATCTTGGAAGCCCTGCGGGGCCACCATTCACCCCCGTGCCAACGGGCTGTTCACAGTGGGGCGAGGGGCCCGGGGAAGTGACGGCACGCCGAGGAAAGCTCTCCTGAGGTCACGGCGGCGAGGCCTCCATTACTGTTACTGCACGATGGCGGGCTGGGGAGGCCCGACTTGGGGTGCGGCTCCCCACTCCCAGACCCCGCAGGATGACAGCTGTCCaagcctgcccctcccctcccggaACCGTGTGCATGCGTCAGGGCGTCTGTCCCAGGGCTGTTCTGGGGGTGAGAACAGGGCACAGACTCAGCCAAGGAGTGAGCCAGGACCCAGGTGGGAGCGGCCTCTGACACAGGAACAGCAGCCATGCCTCCAGGGCTGCTCCGCCCGGGCCCCGTCTAAGCGCAAGGCACACCCCAGCTCCCTTGGTTTTCCCTACAGCCCCACGAGGTGAGGCTGtccttttccagaaagtcatcTGCCCAAGGAGGCCAGGCCAGGATCCCAGCGGGGGAGACTCTGGGCAGActcagtgggaagagggaagacgAGGGCAGAGCAAGAGGCCCCACGGGGTCGCTCCCCCACAAAGAGGGCCTCTCCCTGGGGGCCCTTTGACACTTCTGTGCAGCTCCATTAACTCTTCACCAGACTAACGTGTGTCTCAACATCGACAGTCCCCAGAAAAGACACCCCTTCTCTCCTAGGCCTTGCGGTCCCCTTCATGCTACGGTCAGGCTGAGCTAAAGAACTTCCTGGCTGATGGGCAAGGGTTGGCCTGACCACCATGCAAAGGGCCTGGGGACCTGGGGGAACAGGGAATAAGGGAGAGGGGGCCCTCTGTCAGCAGCCGGGGGTTAACACACAGGGACAGCAGGAGATAAGGGGGCAGGACGGGCCGCAGGGCAGCCGGCTTTCTCACGGCGGGCGCAGCATCTTTCCAGCCCCTCTGGGCACGCCTCAGCCCCAGCGGGTGCTCAGTGCTGGTGAGGAGTGGATCCGGAAAATACTCCACTTCCACCTCAGACCAAGTCCTGAGACGATGGTCTACTGAGCCTCACCGGGACAGCGGGAGATCCAACACATGTGTCAGCCGCGTGATCCACAAGGCACCACGTTCACACAGCCGTTGGGTGGCAGCGGAGCAGCTTTGGAACAAACAGTAAGGAGGGCCCAGCGAGGACGCCTCCGAGCCCCACGGGCTGCACTCACCTCTCATGTACTCGATGGTGCCATCCAGCACGAGATTGAGCAGCGGGTCAAACCCTTTCAGGATTCCACTGGCTTGTCGGAACCACcgagaagagaagagagacagacaggcatTAAGATCAACGGTCATCCTGGGCAGATGCGAGCTGTGCCCGGGTGTCAGCACGTGAGATTGGGGTGCCCCCGCCGGTGAGGGGTCTCCCCAGCCGGATGCAGGTGTGGGAGCAGCCTCTCCAGGGACAGAACAGATGGGAGACCATGGGGGAAGCAAGGGAAGGGCTCCCAGACAGGGAGCAGTGACAGCGGACCCCAAAACCATCGCCACCACAATACAGTCAGCAAAATCCGCCTGCGCCTGTTTTGTAAACAGTTTAACTGGCACCTGGCCATGCTCATTTGTGAAAT
This window of the Mesoplodon densirostris isolate mMesDen1 chromosome 3, mMesDen1 primary haplotype, whole genome shotgun sequence genome carries:
- the LSM7 gene encoding U6 snRNA-associated Sm-like protein LSm7 isoform X2; translated protein: MRAGQGTTGAAAAPAHSDAAGQDGGQREEKEGEHLGPVQVHRQDDPSEVPGRPRSGILKGFDPLLNLVLDGTIEYMRDPDDQYKLTEDTRQLGLVVCRGTSVVLICPQDGMEAIPNPFIQQQDA
- the LSM7 gene encoding U6 snRNA-associated Sm-like protein LSm7 isoform X3, translating into MRAGQGTTGAAAAPAHSDAAGQDGALFPLQDKEKKKKESILDLSKYIDKTIRVKFQGGREASGILKGFDPLLNLVLDGTIEYMRDPDDQYKLTEDTRQLGLVVCRGTSVVLICPQDGMEAIPNPFIQQQDA